In the genome of Quercus robur chromosome 3, dhQueRobu3.1, whole genome shotgun sequence, one region contains:
- the LOC126716495 gene encoding uncharacterized protein LOC126716495, which produces MSDKRQRRLGTKVYEDSAQTRKSRKLITLEEFFPRKFFQNNSAEAVHTVSRCEIQDEKKDVDHDDPKETLSSLEELQSQVDEVEPLQCSTSPKEVLTRALEEPEIYAPHTNTFQQTQGCYACSPDLTFTDEDLLLGSKPHNRPLYVSGYARKQRIERILVDGGSAVNILPKMTMKRLGFTMEELSHSHLVIQGFNQGGQRAIGLIHLELSIGELKSNVLFHIIDAKTTYNMLLGRPWIHENGIIPSTLHQCFKFFQNGIKKVDADLKPFAETEAHFADAKFYAKEDISSEVLPVEIPSMKGKQDEKEHVKFIAKKDISSPKKGPEPFLRYIPLSHRKNGQSPFAECLQPTKDMQRPAKLTMEDVVILKENHVMPLTSSTNPLPSKPLNGFVRIAQSQKTNDCTYKSVTVHDEEIEEVSSSFHITIEEGTLSDAEATNEEVDEAPPALEDGGQATVDELKEINLGTVEEPRPTFISALLTPEEEEGYLKLLVEYKDVFAWTYKEMPGLNPSIALHHLAVKKGVRPIKQAQRRFRPELIPQIETEVNKLIEAGFIREVQYPEWIANIVPVKKKNGQIRVYVDFHDLNNACPKDDFPLPITEVMVDATIGHEALSFMDGSSGYNQIRMNPKDEQLTAFRTPKGIYCYKVMPFGLKNAGATYQRAMQKIFDNVLHKYVECYVDDLVVKTKRREDHLADLRSVFTRLRKYQLKMNPRKCAFGVTSGKFLGFIVRHRSIEIDQSKIEAIQKMPEPKNLRELRGLQGKLAYIRRFISNLAGRCQPFNRLMKKDVHFE; this is translated from the exons ATGAGTGATAAGAGGCAAAGGAGACTGGGAACAAAAGTATATGAAGATTCAGCACAAACCCGAAAATCTCGAAAGCTCATCACATTGGAAGAATTCTTCCCcagaaaattctttcaaaataacTCAGCCGAGGCCGTCCACACAGTTTCTCGTTGCGAAATCCAGGACGAAAAGAAGGATGTTGACCATGATGATCCAAAAGAGACCTTATCATCTTTGGAGGAACTCCAATCTCAGGTCGATGAAGTTGAACCCTTGCAATGCTCCACATCACCAAAAGAAGTACTCACCCGAGCTCTTGAGGAGCCAGAGATATACGCCCCTCATACCAATACGTTTCAACAAACACAGGGATGTTACGCATGCTCTCCAGATTTGACTTTCACTGATGAGGATCTATTGTTAGGCTCTAAGCCCCACAATCGCCCACTCTATGTCTCTGGTTATGCTCGTAAACAAAGGATAGAGCGTATCCTTGTTGATGGAGGTTCAGCCGTTAACATACTTCCAAAAATGACCATGAAACGACTAGGTTTTACTATGGAAGAATTATCACACAGTCATTTGGTCATCCAAGGTTTTAATCAAGGAGGACAACGTGCAATCGGCCTAATCCACCTAGAATTATCCATTGGAGAATTGAAAAGCAACGTCTTGTTCCACATCATTGACGCTAAGACGACCTACAACATGTTGTTAGGACGTCCTTGGATCCATGAAAATGGAATAATACCATCAACCTTGCATCAATGCTTCAAGTTCtttcaaaatggaataaaaaaggtTGATGCCGATTTAAAGCCTTTTGCAGAAACCGAAGCTCATTTTGCTGATgcaaaattttatgcaaaagaaGACATTTCTAGCGAGGTTCTTCCAGTTGAGATCCCGTCTATGAAAGGTAAACAAGATGAAAAGGAGCATGTTAAATTCATCGCCAAAAAGGACATCTCTTCCCCAAAGAAAGGTCCAGAACCATTCCTCCGGTATATACCATTATCACATCGCAAGAATGGACAATCACCATTCGCGGAATGCCTTCAACCTACGAAAGACATGCAGAGACCTGCAAAGCTCACGATGGAGGATGTAGTCatattgaaagaaaatcatGTCATGCCTTTAACTTCATCCACAAATCCTTTGCCCTCGAAGCCGTTAAATGGATTCGTGAG GATCGCTCAAAGTCAAAAGACGAACGATTGTACATACAAGTCAGTCACCGTCCATGATGAGGAAATTGAAGAGGTATCATCCTCGTTTCATATTACAATAGAAGAGGGTACACTGTCAGATGCTGAAGCAACCAATGAAGAGGTCGATGAAGCTCCTCCAGCcttggaagatggaggacaaGCTACAGTTGATGAACTTAAAGAGATCAATTTAGGAACTGTTGAAGAACCCCGGCCAACTTTCATCAGTGCGCTTCTTAcccctgaagaagaagaaggataccTCAAGCTCCTAGTAGAGTACAAAGATGTGTTCGCTTGGACTTACAAGGAAATGCCTGGGCTCAATCCGAGTATTGCTCTACACCATTTGGCAGTAAAGAAAGGCGTGCGCCCAATCAAACAAGCTCAAAGACGCTTTCGGCCAGAGCTTATCCCTCAAATAGAAACCGAGGTCAATAAGCTCATTGAAGCAGGCTTCATTCGTGAAGTGCAGTACCCGGAATGGATTGCTAACATCGTCCCTgtcaagaagaagaatggacAAATCCGAGTGTACGTTGACTTCCATGATTTGAACAATGCATGTCCCAAAGATGATTTTCCATTACCCATCACTGAGGTCATGGTTGATGCCACTATCGGTCATGAAGCTTTATCTTTCATGGATGGATCTTCGGGTTACAACCAAATTCGAATGAATCCTAAGGATGAGCAGCTTACAGCTTTCCGTACCCCTAAGGGAATTTActgttacaaagtgatgccttttggactaAAGAATGCCGGTGCTACTTATCAACGGGCCATGCAGAAGATCTTTGATAATGTACTTCATAAATACGTGGAGTGTTATGTCGATGATTTGGTggttaaaacaaaaaggagggaAGACCATCTGGCAGATCTACGATCCGTGTTCACCCGCTTGAGAAAGTATCAGCTTAAGATGAACCCCCGCAAATGCGCTTTTGGCGTAACATCTGGAAAATTTCTTGGTTTCATTGTGAGGCACCGCAGTATTGAAATTGACCAGTCCAAAATTGAAGCAATCCAGAAAATGCCAGAGCCCAAGAATCTGCGAGAACTTAGAGGCTTGCAGGGAAAACTGGCCTACATACGACGATTTATCTCGAATTTGGCTGGTCGATGTCAACCTTTCAATAGATTGATGAAAAAGGATGTGCACTTTGAATGA